One region of Purpureocillium takamizusanense chromosome 4, complete sequence genomic DNA includes:
- a CDS encoding uncharacterized protein (COG:K~EggNog:ENOG503P38Z), with the protein MSFHPQTPQSPCNFSPATSSDPMTALSAASAATSTATLPTPAHSVNGCNSQHDAAMSEETPHKRKRPLDDVGDRDQKKMHIEDRKLGIEDLHLDVGDKYLLCQTLHPEPHPRTSEDLYAKYGLTGLAAEVAREKPNGEKNALRKTYKGHIKRLGVAGHFDVHKKKEGEPSDFLAMLQVPELEWNVHQVKGREINDGLSQATLSAMGRAMTMAKGPIPKGIWDSSVLGDVAPGSGEASKPVSAKPSAPNTPLAASPNSMGRSKPQVPTGQDLLRPRRNIKKRSYGDSSYEGYQEGFPDDDTGYSTGEGEGGQKRRKKSSGSTPPYPTMRQQSYGPGMVGA; encoded by the exons ATGTCTTTCCACCCCCAGACGCCACAGAGTCCCTGCAACTTTTCGCCCGCCACCTCCTCGGACCCGATGACGGCACTTtctgccgcctccgccgcgaccaGCACCGCGACGCTCCCCACCCCCGCACATAGCGTCAACGGCTGCAACTCGCAgcacgacgcggccatgTCTGAGGAGACGCCGCACAAAAGGAAGCGGCCGTTGGACGACGTTGGCGACCGAGACCAGAAGAAGATGCACATCGAGGACCGCAAGCTGGGTATTGAGGACCTACATCTCGATGTAGGCGATAAATATCTGCTTTGCCAAACTC TGCATCCGGAGCCTCACCCGCGAACCTCGGAGGACCTGTACGCCAAATACGGCCTCACCGGCTTGGCCGCCGAAGTTGCTCGTGAAAAGCCAAACGGCGAGAAAAACGCCTTGCGCAAGACGTACAAGGGGCACATCAAGCGATTAGGTGTCGCTGGGCATTTTGATGTccacaagaagaaggaaggcGAGCCCTCCGACTTCTTGGCAATGCTACAGGTGCCCGAGCTCGAGTGGAATGTTCATCAGGTCAAGGGCCGTGAGATCAACGACGGGCTCTCGCAAGCTACCCTGTCTGCCATGGGACGCGCCATGACCATGGCCAAGGGCCCTATTCCCAAGGGCATTTGGGATAGCTCTGTCTTGGGCGACGTCGCCCCGGGCAGCGGTGAGGCGTCCAAGCCCGTGTCTGCGAAGCCATCGGCGCCCAACACACCgttggccgcgtcgccgaaCTCCATGGGCCGTTCGAAGCCGCAGGTGCCGACGGGGCAGGACCTTttgaggccgcggcggaatATCAAGAAGAGGTCGTACGGGGATTCTAGCTACGAAGGCTACCAAGAGGGGTTCCCTGATGACGATACGGGATACTCTACaggagagggcgagggcgggcagaAACGGCGCAAAAAG AGCTCGGGGAGCACGCCTCCCTATCCCACCATGCGTCAACAGAGTTACGGGCCCGGCATGGTTGGGGCGTGA
- a CDS encoding uncharacterized protein (TransMembrane:1 (o330-352i)~EggNog:ENOG503P7VJ), producing MTKPSRGPSLLQAREDARSHPHPHSLFHRHRQPGDPRATPQTHHEHHRYPHQAAADDGPCAEHEADDTAQASSTAFAHDIGGDVIQRDGASHAPGVDTVVNVIKDPGSPFVTRVVQTVSLVHVVDPWGSAWETQTVLGPPSTIVVDTSGNTVAVSAAGVQATIAAFGVTPSTAATTAPRSSDTGTTAPSTTISSQASSLTSAPSHSASIYPTISGLRNGTNTVVHGNSSFVHSNASAHRVSALSAAASLSFTSTSSDSSTSESLTATTTGFKRSTTSISAHSSTTTTSSSFSLQGGGFVATTLADGTQPSPTSDPGTPAPNNLTPQQKQVIGGVVGSIAGVAFFALLILLAIKYKRRRDGRQLIGEGHPGQTASRSISGGDGGPGTSRTMAERSGPSAAVTAALATLTGKRNANKAASPPEGTERGFYRVSGRKLTSVLHTGGDGYSDPRESTISGSSDYYRGSQSFDPATVQAGHLALGVPMRPVSGVPVMRSGPARVPVTENPFDDPTTPTSPIDMSAGNVASRESPRAQGSRFQEGI from the exons ATGACTAAACCCTCTCGCGGGCCTTCACTCCTTCAGGCCCGTGAGGACGCTCGCTCTCATCCGCATCCGCACTCTTTAtttcatcgtcatcgccagccaggcgACCCACGCGCCACGCCGCAAACACACCACGAACACCATCGTTACCCACACCAagcagccgccgacgacgggccttgtgccgagcacgaggccgacgacacggcccAAGCTTCTTCGACGGCGTTTGCACAcgacatcggcggcgacgtgatCCAACGTGACGGAGCGTCCCACGCCCCCGGCGTTGACACCGTTGTCAATGTCATAAAGGACCCAGGTAGTCCATTTGTTACTCGCGTCGTTCAGACCGTCTCACTCGTTCACGTCGTCGACCCCTGGGGCTCAGCCTGGGAGACTCAAACTGTCCTCGGGCCGCCCagcaccatcgtcgtcgataCTTCAGGCAATACCGTCGCCGTGTCTGCTGCCGGTGTTCaggccaccatcgccgccttcggcGTAACGCCGAGCACTGCAGCGACCACGGCCCCGCGTTCTTCGGACACCGGCACAACGGCGCCGTCTACCACGATATCATCTCAGGCGTCCAGCCTGACGTCCGCTCCTTCGCACAGCGCATCTATATATCCCACCATCAGTGGGCTTCGCAACGGAACAAACA CCGTCGTTCACGGGAACTCTTCATTCGTTCATTCAAATGCTTCAGCCCATCGAGTTTCAGCGCTCTCCGCTGCCGCATCGCTCTCCTTCACCTCCACGAGCTCTGACTCGTCCACCTCGGAGTcattgacggcgacgacgaccggcTTTAAGCGTTCGACGACATCGATCAGCGCTCACTCATCCACCACTACTACCTCATCATCCTTTTCCCTCCAAGGCGGAGGTTTCGTAGCAACTACGCTCGCGGATGGAACTCAACCATCTCCCACATCTGACCCGGGCACCCCTGCTCCCAATAACCTGACTCCGCAGCAAAAGCAGGTCATTGGCGGCGTGGTCGGGAGCATCGCGGGTGTCGCATTTTTCGCCCTCCTCATCTTACTCGCCATCAAGTACAAGCGGCGGAGAGATGGACGACAATTGATAGGAGAAGGCCATCCGGGTCAAACTGCGTCACGGAGTATCTCCGGCGGGGATGGTGGTCCCGGCACCTCAAGGACCATGGCCGAGAGGTCGGGTCCCTCCGCGGCGGTCACGGCTGCACTGGCCACATTAACGGGGAAACGAAATGCAAACAAAGCAGCTTCACCCCCCGAAGGGACGGAGCGAGGTTTCTACCGAGTGTCGGGCAGGAAACTAACTTCGGTCCTGCacacgggcggcgatggatACTCGGATCCCAGAGAGAGCACCATCAGTGGCAGCTCAGATTACTATCGGGGCTCACAATCATTCGATCCCGCAACTGTCCAAGCCGGACATTTGGCGCTCGGCGTACCGATGCGTCCTGTCAGCGGTGTGCCGGTCATGCGTTCTGGGCCTGCCCGCGTCCCCGTCACGGAAAACCCTTTCGACGACCCGACCACTCCTACGTCACCAATCGACATGTCGGCTGGGAACGTGGCCTCTCGCGAGAGCCCACGGGCGCAGGGGTCGAGATTTCAAGAGGGAATTTGA
- a CDS encoding uncharacterized protein (EggNog:ENOG503NWH1~COG:K~TransMembrane:1 (o647-666i)), translating into MDHMGFQIPGMAPPPLLNQPPQIFGSYGPDGLPQMPPELASHMFPDAHLLMEDTNEAKRRRIARACDMCRKKKIKCDGKLPSCTHCINYKTECVFTQVEKKRSPPKGAKYIEGLENRLGRMEHLLRLSGLLGEDENGATDLGELERKLTEKTRQASMAATASNPTSPSLGTAAAETTSTPQSALTSPEPAKESHKDDKRKSITPAEDSQGEEEVEALSEMMCSLVTNQCGETRYIGSSSGFSIFSPRGIQWVNEKTGDNSFSKMISEVSVDDHKWTNWKPEVFGDLFQRPVFRALPPKPEALSLLNDYFENFNCMFPLFHQPTFMHLVERQYSSDPYQGSGWWASLNCALAIAHRLRVMSNLVPQEEDEKAWAYLKNAMGVFSELAMRNTDLLSVQALLGMSLFMQGTPNPQPTSLLIAAAIRLSHSIGLHKRGTGFNLNPIEIEQRKRVFWIAYMLDKDLSLRSGRPAVQDDDDMNVDLPDADPEDNIGNIPLADGKGKMNLFRIMCEFTVIESNVYKRLYSTKATKQSAGELLNTIGELDQELEEWKDKIPIDFRPEHEIRASHTPLILHIVMLHFTYYNCLTTIHRMSIHHGFWTSRLSNYAIQGLNARPLNPRIFSSAALCTAAARASISLLKYVPQGDFSCVWMILYFPVSALMTLFSNILQNPLDPRAKSDTRLMNLVVTFLSMLGQEAEQGGVHRMLSVCSEFVRIAKVVIEKAEKDQSSRRKRKNVDAPSKPSAQPTTPSKPANVPAASGLSTDTPRPATATTSTPTPMTIPATMANSHLSPGSGSDRGSSHGPATGTGSSMNEPSPSISSAGWPQEFQLPQNGDLESYSNMQGLVGAVQSPPLPTAAGPFQQPLLPPDLFGLPATFDWSWAEMSGGAYPTVENGNFGEGDRDMGGQQ; encoded by the exons atggaccaCATGGGCTTCCAAATACcgggcatggcgccgccgccattgctcAATCAGCCGCCCCAGATCTTCGGGTCGTACGGCCCAGACGGCCTACCACAAATGCCTCCCGAACTGGCCTCGCACATGTTCCCCGACGCTCACCTGCTCATGGAGGACACCAATGAGGCCAAGAGACGGCGCATTGCTAGG GCCTGCGACATGTGCCGCAAAAAGAAGATCAAGTGCGACGGCAAGCTTCCCTCTTGCACGCATTGCATCAACTACAAGACCGAATGCGTCTTTACGCAAGTAGAAAAGAAGCGCAGCCCTCCCAAGGG TGCCAAATACATTGAGGGTTTGGAGAACCGATTAGGACGGATGGAGCACCTTCTGCGCCTTTCAG GGCTTTTGGGAGAGGATGAAAATGGCGCCACTGACCTAGGAGAGCTGGAAAGGAAGCTCACTGAGAAGACTCGACAGGCGTCCATGGCAGCAACAGCCTCGAATCCGACGTCCCCGTCCCTaggcaccgccgcggcggaaaccacgtcgacgccgcaaAGCGCGTTGACGTCACCagagccggccaaggagAGCCACAAGGACGATAAGCGCAAGTCCATCACGCCAGCGGAGGACAGTCAAGGGGAAGAGGAAGTCGAGGCTTTGTCTGAGATGATGTGCTCACTCGTTACCAACCAATGCGGTGAAACTCGGTACATCG GATCTTCGTCCGGCTTCTCGATCTTCTCGCCGAGGGGCATACAATGGGTGAATGAAAAGACGGGCGACAACTCCTTCTCAAAGATGATATCTGAGGTATCGGTGGACGACCACAAGTGGACCAACTGGAAACCTGAGGTCTTTGGCGACCTCTTCCAGCGACCTGTGTTCAGAGCTCtgccgcccaagcccgagGCCCTATCGCTTCTCAACGACTACTTTGAGAACTTCAACTGCATGTTCCCCCTCTTTCATCAACCCACCTTCATGCACCTCGTCGAACGCCAATACTCTTCCGACCCTTACCAGGGTTCGGGATGGTGGGCCAGCCTGAACTGCGCCCTGGCAATCGCGCACCGTCTCCGCGTCATGAGCAACCTTGTCCCACAAGAGGAAGACGAAAAGGCTTGGGCGTATCTGAAGAACGCCATGGGTGTCTTTTCGGAACTAGCAATGCGTAATACGGACTTGCTAAGCGTCCAGGCTCTCCTGGGCATGTCGCTGTTCATGCAAGGTACACCGAACCCACAACCGACGTCGCTCCTGATCGCTGCCGCCATCCGCCTGTCACACAGCATTGGCCTGCACAAGCGCGGTACGGGTTTCAACCTGAACCCCATCGAGATTGAACAGCGCAAGCGAGTCTTTTGGATTGCCTATATGCTTGACAAGGATCTGAGCTTGCGTTCCGGACGACCCGCCGTccaggatgacgacgacatgaaCGTGGATCTTCCAGACGCCGACCCCGAGGATAACATCGGCAACATTCCCCTAGCTGATGGCAAGGGCAAAATGAACCTCTTCCGCATCATGTGCGAATTCACCGTCATTGAGAGCAACGTTTACAAGCGCTTGTACTCCACCAAGGCGACGAAGCAATCCGCCGGAGAGCTTCTCAACACCATAGGCGAGCTTGATCAGGAGCTCGAGGAATGGAAGGACAAGATCCCCATCGACTTCCGACCCGAACATGAGATTAGGGCATCACACACGCCCCTGATCTTACATATTGTCATGCTACACTTCACCTACTACAACTGCTTGACGACCATCCATAGGATGTCGATTCATCACGGGTTCTGGACAAGTAGACTATCAAACTACGCCATCCAGGGTCTCAATGCTCGGCCGCTCAACCCAAGAATCTTTTCATCTGCCGCGCTCTGCACGGCAGCCGCGAGGGCCTCTATCTCGCTGTTGAAATACGTGCCTCAGGGAGACTTTAGCTGCGTTTG GATGATCTTGTACTTTCCTGTGTCCGCACTCATGACGTTGTTCAGCAACATTCTCCAAAACCCACTCGACCCCCGAGCCAAGTCCGACACGCGGCTGATGAACTTGGTCGTGACGTTCCTGTCCATGTTGGGGCAAGAGGCAGAGCAAGGAGGCGTGCACCGGATGCTAAGCGTCTGCTCCGAGTTTGTGCGCATCGCCAAAGTTGTCATTGAGAAGGCGGAGAAGGACCAGTCTTCTCGTCGCAAGCGGAAGAACGTCGATGCCCCGAGCAAGCCGTCGGCGCAGCCAACAACGCCCAGCAAGCCTGCGAACGTGCCAGCAGCCAGTGGCCTGTCAACCGACACTCCCCGGCCAGCAACTGCGACTACCTCTACGCCGACACCCATGACCATTCCTGCTACCATGGCCAACTCACACCTCTCCCCGGGGTCGGGGTCCGATCGCGGGAGCTCACATGGGCCTGCCACCGGCACAGGGTCGTCGATGAACGAGCCGTCACCCTCCATTAGCTCAGCAGGGTGGCCGCAAGAGTTCCAGTTGCCCCAAAACGGAGACCTCGAGTCGTATAGTAACAtgcagggcctcgtcggtgcGGTCCAGTCCCCTCCCTTGCCTACGGCGGCCGGCCCTTTCCAGCAGCCTCTGTTGCCGCCAGATCTGTTTGGACTCCCCGCCACGTTCGACTGGAGCTGGGCCGagatgagcggcggcgcctatCCGACAGTCGAAAATGGCAACTTTGGCGAAGGCGATCGTGACATGGGCGGTCAGCAGTAG
- a CDS encoding 3-hydroxybutyryl-CoA dehydrogenase (EggNog:ENOG503NVKS~COG:I): protein MASSILRMRALGATRQVRAFSSTPRQLAADVKSLGVIGAGQMGLGIALVAAQKAQVPVTLIDTSDKALSKGLAFADKLLAKDVSKSRLTQEQADKARSLLTPSTKMEDLAAIDFVIEAVPEIPALKFDIFRNLANVCPKHAILATNTSSISITRIAAATTTDPTDTSASSRVVSTHFMNPVPVQKGVEIISGLQTSKETLDTAVEFCKRLGKVTSVSADSPGFLANRILMPYINEAVICLETGVGDRDSIDAIMKNGTNVPMGPLQLADFIGLDTCLSIMKVLHEETGDSKYRPSVLLGKMVDAGWLGKKSSKGFYDY, encoded by the exons ATGGCCAGCTCAATTCTTCGCATGCGGGCTCTCGGGGCAACGCGCCAGGTGCGCGCCTTCAGCTCGACcccgcgccagctcgccgccgacgtcaagagcctgggcgtcatcggcgccggccagaTG GGTCTCGGCATCGCCCTTGTCGCTGCGCAAAAGGCGCAGGTCCCCGTGACGCTCATTGACACATCCGACAAGGCCCTCAGCAAGGGCCTCGCCTTTGCCG ACAAGctcctggccaaggacgtTTCCAAGTCGCGCCTCACGCAGGAACAGGCCGACAAGGCGCGCTCCCTGCTCACGCCGAGCACCAAGATGGAagacctcgccgccatcgacttTGTCATTGAGGCCGTCCCCGAGATCCCCGCGCTCAAGTTCGACATCTTCCGCAACCTCGCCAACGTCTGCCCCAAGcatgccatcctcgccaccaacacgtcctccatctccatcactcgcatcgccgccgccaccaccaccgaccccACCGacacctcggcctcgtcccgcGTCGTCTCCACCCACTTCATGaaccccgtccccgtccaAAAGGGCGTCGAGATCATCAGCGGCCTCCAGACCAGCAAGGAGACGCTCGACACCGCCGTCGAATTCTGCAAGCGCCTCGGCAAGGTCACCTCCGTCTCCGCCGACTCCCCCGGCTTCCTCGCCAACCGTATTCTCATGCCCTACATCAACGAGGCCGTCATCTGCCTCGAgaccggcgtcggcgaccgcgactccatcgacgccatcatgAAGAACGGCACCAACGTCCCCATGGGCccgctccagctcgccgacttcatcggcctcgacaCCTGCCTCTCCATCATGAAGGTCCTGCATGAGGAGACGGGCGATTCCAAGTATCGCCCCAGTGTCCTGCTCGGCAAGATGGTCGACGCCGGCTGGCTCGGCAAAAAGTCCAGCAAGGGCTTCTACGACTATTAA
- a CDS encoding uncharacterized protein (COG:S~EggNog:ENOG503Q4MJ), giving the protein MASPPPLPPRASGATDHAPHAGSTSPDHLELLHGDPRSSSTQSLVPSLTEPHARRTLLVVYIHGFYGNDQSFRSFPAHVHALLRTLLADSHMIHSKIYPRYKTYKAIEVARDNFSAWLEPHESPTTDVILVGHSMGGLLTGEVVLMPNKSPYHQQAFKHKIIGTLSLDSPFLGLHPGIVVSGISSLFQPAAKSSDEAHDGAPSSPPSIPASPAPTPSMDSHLDSAASSFTSSSMRRNDDPHYDPPYWNDEPFRERPFFKRIANFASKHKSEGIFHAVRNHVVSHLEFGGCLADYRSLITRYNRLRALENVDEVQAISDGHPSAAYARVRFANYYTLSSGRPKVPKAPSPGASCSDDLDPGSPSLLGEAAPGSEMDSPEVSKEPHQTISLLDIEVDSRRASGSSISTPRISIEAPADEEPESPSSRGQNQSSSLDGGVLDDVPPPRELARISMLSMQDVDPIPMADDPDLEPRSDPEPRLETEPDQLVLPPIPEEPQQPTLPDLVALTDKDARKQAEKEAKRMQKNYAQAVKDRAKAIRERDKLLEKRRKRAQKDADKMEKKAQKEQMRLDKEEKKKLEEAKQAVEGHAGNPVVGTYVDDTAMARGVIDEPAAAVDGGDKPKKLRKFCNLPGKTNGVPDTTWVDVYMDGMDEVGAHCGLFAPGPHYEKLVGDVGSRIVGWIHDDMTKRAILEAQ; this is encoded by the exons ATGgcctcccctccgccgctcccgccccgTGCCTCAGGAGCAACGGACCACGCACCGCATGCCGGCTCGACGTCTCCAGAccacctcgagctccttcACGGCGATCcccgcagctcctcgacgcaGTCCTTGGTGCCCTCCCTCACCGAGCCCCATGCACGCCGGACATTGCTCGTCGTTTACATTCATGGCTTCTACGGCAATGACCAGTCTTTCAGATCCTTTCCGGCTCACGTCCATGCCTTGCTGCGCACTTTACTTGCAGACTCCCATATGATCCATTCCAAAATCTACCCTCGTTACAAGACATACAAGGCCATAGAGGTAGCCCGCGATAACTTTAGCGCCTGGCTCGAGCCGCACGAGTCTCCGACCACTGATGTCATTCTCGTTGGGCACTCGATGGGTGGTTTGCTCACCGGAGAGGTGGTCCTCATG CCCAATAAGAGTCCCTACCATCAACAGGCCTTCAAGCACAAGATTATAGGAACTCTGTCTCTGGACTCCCCTTTCCTAGGTCTTCACCCTGGTATCGTTGTGTCGGGCATCTCTAGCCTGTTTCAGCCAGCCGCAAAATCATCTGATGAAGCCCACGACGgtgcgccgtcgtcccctcCGTCGATTCCCGCATCACCGGCCCCGACACCGTCGATGGATTCACACCTCGACtctgccgcctcctccttcacaTCTTCATCAATGCGGCGCAACGACGACCCCCACTATGACCCTCCTTATTGGAACGATGAACCCTTTAGAGAACGCCCATTCTTTAAGCGCATCGCCAACTTTGCCTCGAAGCACAAGTCAGAGGGTATCTTCCACGCCGTCAGAAATCATGTCGTCTCCCACCTCGAGTTTGGCGGCTGCCTTGCCGACTATCGTAGCCTGATCACGAGATACAATAGACTGCGCGCACTGGAAAACGTCGATGAGGTGCAGGCAATTAGCGATGGCCATCCATCGGCGGCATACGCGAGGGTGCGCTTCGCAAACTACTATACCTTGTCCTCGGGTCGGCCAAAGGTGCCgaaggcgccgtcgccgggtgCATCTTGCTCAGATGACTTGGATCCAGGCAGCCCAAGTCTTCTGGGCGAGGCTGCTCCAGGGTCTGAGATGGACTCACCCGAGGTATCGAAAGAGCCGCACCAAACGATATCGCTTCTAGATATAGAGGTAGATAGCCGCCGCGCTTCGGGTTCCAGCATCTCAACCCCGCGAATTTCCATCGAAGCTCCCGCGGACGAAGAGCCCGAATCGCCCTCTTCACGAGGACAAAACCAGTCAAGCAGCTTGGACGGAGGGGTTCTCGACGATGTTCCCCCACCACGCGAACTGGCTCGCATTTCAATGTTGTCCATGCAAGACGTTGACCCGATTCCAATGGCGGATGACCCAGATCTCGAGCCGAGGTCTGACCCAGAGCCACGTCTTGAGACCGAACCAGACCAGTTAGTACTTCCACCAATTCCCGAGGAACCGCAGCAGCCTACTTTGCCAGACCTGGTCGCCCTTACCGACAAAGACGCTCGCAAGCAGGCGGAGAAAGAGGCGAAACGCATGCAAAAGAACTACGCTCAGGCTGTCAAGGATCGTGCCAAGGCCATCCGCGAGCGTGACAAGCTTCTCGAGAAGCGGCGCAAAAGGGCACAAAAAGACGCAGACAAaatggagaagaaggcgcaAAAGGAACAGATGCGCctggacaaggaggagaagaagaaactcgaggaggccaagcaagCTGTCGAGGGCCATGCCGGGAACCCCGTTGTCGGCACGTATGTCGACGACACCGCAATGGCCCGAGGCGTGATCGatgagcccgccgcggcagtggatggcggcgacaagCCAAAGAAACTGCGCAAGTTCTGCAATCTGCCTGGCAAAACGAACGGCGTGCCTGACACGACGTGGGTGGACGTGTACATGGACGGCATGGACGAGGTAGGCGCTCACTGTGGACTGTTTGCGCCCGGGCCGCACTACGAGAAgctggtcggcgacgttgggAGCCGCATCGTGGGCTGGATTCACGATGACATGACCAAAAGGGCCATCTTGGAGGCGCAGTAG
- a CDS encoding uncharacterized protein (COG:K~EggNog:ENOG503P0MI), which translates to MLITRICDSDHTPWPLRKNSSSARRPQSPRMSDRYELPLPVQPEWQSQYSYLPHQESSVFAGPGGDLRRTPLAKDNGVKKTSEPLEGLRCTGDLLAPKNVRHPPSSEDQPSSFVDKTPGFGPALPLPAVSQPPKQTGPNNFHTVLGPEAGPEPTTSHYGLDSRENVAVEEADMDEDDDDAAGPDGDNLDRPQTAAERLAARRKMKRFRLTHQQTRFLMSEFAKQPHPDAAHRERLSREIPGLSPRQVQVWFQNRRAKIKRLNADDRDRMIRMRAVPDDFDNVQALHSPYGAVHGMGPASTLPKPLNPSSYGSHMLRPLMVDVQRNDDVYLSPTGLTPSFGGVDIGQPASAGSADLVSPLSSTSNERFGPPGHIPVPRLSNPQLGQQGSMEGVGHVGRPSLRLLPLNTRDSIPRSASDSVQSPRTNLSWKSDSVDYSVYSGGPPERQGSYHPGQAGSAPPSAMGALDSQPYTDGSSSNMSGSSGPGYLGLGQPTTQTPARARASSTSLAIDFGFRDAYRSTAAPTSPPYSSRGPSATQDGPPASSTGYPSAPLSAPLSVSPRRFHGRPGVHDYTDSQLSAPITAPSDFGRSFHEDGSAHPPAPSMKDYFGSGSVGYSQG; encoded by the exons ATGCTCATCACTCGAATTTGTGACTCGGATCACACCCCTTGGCCGCTACGCAAAAACAGCTCGtcagctcgccggccacaGTCTCCACGCATGTCCGACAGGTACGAGCTGCCACTACCTGTCCAGCCCGAGTGGCAGAGTCAATATTCGTACCTTCCCCATCAAGAATCAAGCGTCTTCGCCGGGCCTGGCGGAGATCTCCGGCGGACGCCGCTGGCAAAGGACAACGGCGTCAAAAAGACAAGCGAACCGCTGGAGGGGCTTCGGTGCACGGGGGACCTCCTGGCACCGAAGAACGTGAGGCACCCGCCCTCAAGCGAAGACCAACCATCGTCCTTCGTAGACAAGACGCCGGGGTTTGGGCCGGCTCTGCCTCTGCCAGCCGTCAGTCAACCTCCCAAACAGACGGGACCGAACAATTTCCACACCGTCCTGGGCCCTGAGGCAGGGCCTGAGCCCACAACAAGCCATTATGGCTTGGATTCCAGAGAAAACGTGGCAGTGGAGGAGGCCGATatggacgaagacgatgacgacgccgcaggaCCGGACGGTGACAACCTTGACCGGCCTCAGACGGCTGCAGAACGCCTGGCGGCACGCCGAAAGATGAAGCGCTTCAG GCTCACTCATCAGCAAACGCGGTTCCTCATGAGCGAGTTTGCAAAGCAGCCTCATCCCGACGCAGCACACCGGGAGCGCCTGTCGCGCGAGATACCGGGACTCAGTCCGCGCCAAGTCCAAGTCTGGTTCCAGAACCG CCGCGCGAAAATCAAACGGCtcaacgccgacgaccgaGACCGCATGATCAGGATGAGAGCTGTCCCCGACGACTTTGACAACGTGCAGGCGCTGCATTCGCCTTACGGGGCCGTCCACGGCATGGGCCCCGCGTCGACTCTCCCGAAGCCCCTGAACCCATCCTCGTACGGCAGCCACATGCTGCGCCCGCTCATGGTCGACGTTCAGCGCAACGATGACGTCTACCTGTCTCCAACCGGGCTGACGCCTTCCTTTGGCGGTGTGGACATTGGGCAgcccgcgagcgcgggcAGCGCAGATCTGGTGTCTCCCCTCTCGTCCACGTCCAACGAAAGATTCGGCCCGCCAGGCCACATACCGGTCCCGAGGCTGTCCAACCCGCAGCTTGGTCAGCAGGGCAGCATGGAGGGCGTGGGACATGTCGGCCGCCCCAGCTTGCGCCTCTTGCCCCTGAACACGCGGGACTCGATCCCCAGATCTGCCTCCGACTCGGTCCAGTCCCCACGCACCAACCTTTCCTGGAAGTCAGACTCGGTCGACTACTCCGTCTACTCAGGAGGGCCGCCGGAGCGGCAAGGCTCGTATCACCCGGGCCAGGCCGgatcggcgccgcccagcgccatggGCGCGCTCGACTCGCAGCCGTACACCG atggcagcagcagcaacatgtCGGGCTCCTCGGGGCCGGGGTaccttggcctcgggcagcCTACCACCCAGACCCCGGCCCGTGCCAGGGCGTCCTCAACCTCCTTGGCGATTGACTTTGGCTTCCGAGACGCCTATCGATCGACAGCCGCCCCGACCTCTCCTCCCTATTCAAGTCGCGGCCCATCGGCGACGCAAGACGGGCCACCAGCGAGCTCCACGGGATATCCTTCGGCTCCCCTCTCGGCCCCGCTGAGCGTCTCGCCGCGACGCTTCCACGGGCGACCCGGCGTACACGACTACACAGACTCGCAGCTGAGCGCCCCCATCACCGCACCGAGCGATTTCGGAAGGTCGTTCCATGAGGACGGGTCGGCccacccgccggccccgtcgaTGAAGGACTACTTTGGAAGCGGCTCGGTCGGGTACAGTCAGGGGTGA